The genome window CCGATTGGGCAAGGACGGTTATTGTTCGCAAACTATGAGTTTAAAACAGGGATTTTGCCTGTGCGTTTGTCGCTGTTGCCGTGGGGAATGAAATATGTGTCGAATCGGGTGCAGATGTTGACAGTTTCCCGTGAAGTGGCGCGTGAATGGCGACAAGGTGAAGCGATATTTCCGTTGTATGCGAAGTTAGTAGTGAATATTGAAGGGGATAAGGTTAAGGATATTCAAGTGCTTGCTTTGGAGTTGCAAGTAAACGGGCGTTATTATCCTCTGTCGGCATTAAAACCTGATTATCAGCAGTGGGAAATATTGAGGACTTTTAGGGGGCATACCAACGATGTTCGTTCAGTCGCATTTTCACCTGATGGTTTGCTGGCGTTGTCGGGGAGTGATGATAAAACCCTGAAATTATGGGAAGTGAGCAGTGGGCAATGCCTGCGGACTTTTAAGGGGCATGGTAGCGATTCTAATTCAATCCTGTTTTGGCTTGTTGCTGGCTTGCTGATGTTGTCGAGCCTGTTTTGGCTTGCTGGCTTGCTGATATTGTCGAGAGTTATTTCTCGGGTGCATATTGGCGGTGTCGCATTTTCGCCTGATGGTTTGCTGGCGTTGTCAGGGAGTTTTGATAACAACCTGAAATTATGGGAGGTGAGCAGTGGGCAATGTCTGCGGACTTTTGAGGGGCATAGTAATTGGGTTCGTTCAGTCGCATTTTCGCCTGATGGTTTGCTGGCGTTGTCGGGGAGTGATGATAAGACCCTGAAATTATGGGAAGTGAGCAGTGGGATATGTCTGCGAACTTTTGAGGGGCATAGTGACTATGTTCGTTCAGTCGCGTTTTCGCCTGATGGTTTGCTGGCATTGTCGGGGAGTGATGATAAAACCCTGAAATTATGGAACGTGAGCAGTGGGCAATGTCTGCGGACTTTTGAGGGGCATAGCAGGCTTGTTTTTTCAGTTGCGTTTTCGCCTGATGGTTTGCTGGCATTGTCGGGGAGTGGGGATAACACCCTGAAATTATGGGACGTGAGCAGTGGACAATGTCTGCGGACTTTTTCGGGGCATGGTAGTGCTGTTTATTCAGTCGCGTTTTCGCCTGATGGATTGTCTGCTTTGTCGGGGAGGCAGGATAAAACCCTGAAATTATGGGACGTGAGCAGTGGGCAATGTCTGCGGACTTTTTCGGGGCATAGTAGCACTGTTTATTCAGTCGCGTTTTCGCCTGATGGATTGTCTGCTTTGTCGGGGAGTGGGGATGGGACGATGATTTTGTGGGGGACGCGGTAGGGGGTGGGATTAGACCTTCTGTACCAAAATTAAACCATTTAAGTACCTAAACGAAAATAATCTGGATTATCCGCATCTGTCTGAATTAGAATTTACAGAATTTCAGGATTTTCAGAATTAAAGAATTAATAATCTGCTGAAAATAAACGACTTGCAAGCGTCAATTTTGAAAATTCTTGTATCTGTAAATTCTGATTCTGACAAAATAAAGATTCTATGAACCCTGTTTTTGAGTATATTAGCGACTATGGAAAAATATCAAAGAGAATTTATTGAATTCGCACTAGAAAATAAAGTGTTAAGATTCGGAGAATTTACTTTAAAATCAGGGCGTAAAAGTCCTTATTTTTTTAACGCAGGATTATTTAATTCGGGAGCAGCTTTAGCGCGTTTAGGCGAATTTTATGCGCAAGCCATTGTGGCCGCAGAAGTGGAATTTACTCACTTATTTGGCCCGGCTTATAAAGGCATTCCTTTGGTGGCCAGCACAGCGATTGCTTTGGCACGACACCATGGACTTAATTATCCTTACACCTTTAATCGTAAGGAAATCAAAGACCACGGCGAAGGCGGAGTGTGGGTAGGCACGGAGATTGCGGGTGGACACGTGTTGTTAATCGACGATGTCATTAGCGCAGGCACGGCAATTCGAGAATCCATGACTTTATTAACGGCTGAAAAAGCCACGTTAGCAGGCATTATGATCGCGCTGAATCGTCAGGAATTAGGACGCGGGGATTGTTCTGCCATTGATGAAGTAGAACGAGAATGGCAAACTACGATATTTAGCATTGTTACTTTAGATGATATTATGACTTATTTAGCCTTGCAAAAAGATTATGATGCGGTGTTAAAAGCAATGTCGCGTTATCGTGCTGAATTTGGCGTTTAAATAAGTTTAACTGTCCCCATTAATGCCATTTTATCTATAACAGGAGTAACCGCAAAATGACAGCAAAAATTGCAATTGTGACGGGTGGTAATCGTGGATTGGGATTGGAAACGGCACGACAATTGGCACAACAAGGTTTACAAGTCGTCTTGACCAGCCGCGATCCCGCTAAGGCTGAAGCCGCGCTGGCACATTTGGGCGCGCAAAGTGCAAATATCACCCCCTATCCCCTTGATGTGACACAAGAAAGCAGTATTCAGGCTTTGTCTCATTTTGTGTTAGAACGGTTTGGACGGGTTGATGTTTTGGTCAACAATGCCGGCATTTTTCCCGATTCTAAAAGCGAATGGACGGCGTTTAAAACGCCTTTAGATATTCTCCGTTTGGCAATGGAAACAAATACTTATGCGCCATTTCGTTTGTGCCAAGTGTTTATTCCCATCATGCAAGAAAACGGCTACGGACGGGTGGTCAATGTCAGCAGCGGCATGGGACAATTGAGCGAAATGAATGGCGGTGTTCCCGGTTATCGTTTGTCAAAAACGGCGTTAAATGCGGTGACACGCTTGTTTGCGGATGAAGTAAAAGGCAGTAACGTATTGATTAATTCGGTTTGTCCGGGTTGGGTGCGCACGGATATGGGCGGCCCAGAAGCTGACCGCGAGGTAGAACAAGGCGCGGATACTATCGTATGGTTGGCAACTTTGCCCGATAATGGTCCCAGTGGGGGATTTTTCCGTGATCGGCATGAGATTGCGTGGTAAGGAAAAATTGTAGCTAATAAAAAAGTCTGAATTGGAAGCGGTAAGTCATTCTAATTCAGACCTTTATTTTCCAATATAAGGATGTTCACATGTCAACGTTATTAAAAGCCGTTACTGGTTTATTATTTGGCACGTTATTAACAGGCTGTTCTTCTCTGTTACCCAGAGTGGAAAATACAACTGAGTCGCCGTGGCATTCTTTTGAAGATGCACAAGAAGATTTTGAGAAAATTGTCCCCGGACAAACCACGATTTCTCAATTGAAAGAATTGGGTTTTGATCCTTATGTATCGCCCAACGTGTCGTTAATTAATTATTTAGATTTAATTCAGCATTTTATTCCTAATTCATCGATTGAAATGGAAGATTTGCCGCCAAGTGTTCAAGCCTGTTTGTATGTAAAAGAAGAATGTTATGGTTATGTGATTGAGCCTTCGGTGATTCATTCTAAACGCTATGGCAATGTCGCATTGGATGTGCTGAATTTTAAAAAATTAACGCAAGTTTCTGGTTGGCGTTTTAAAGCCTTATTGGTGCTTAAAAAAGATTTGGTGGTTTATAAATTGGCGGGCGGAGAACCCAATGTTTTGAAATTTGAAAAGAAAAATAATCCACTAGGGCCATTACAAGATATTGGCGATGTTTTGCGTTTTAAATAAGAGGCGGCGTTGAGAGTTGAGTTATGCAACAATGGTTACGTCATGTTCCTGCTTTTGCGGAGTTGGATGAAGCCGCTCGACAACATATTGCCGCTTGTTTTCGCACGCGCATGTTGGGGAGTGGGGAGGCTCTGTTTACTGCGGGACAGGCTTATGTGGAGTCTATTTTTTTGCTGAAAAGCGGCGATTTACGGCTGCATCAAGAACAGCATACGTTACGTTTAGCGGCGGGAGAATTTATTGGTTTGCTCAATGCCTTAGACGGTTCGCCTTATGCGTCTTCAGCGATTGCGCACAGTGAGGTGCAGTTGTTGTTCGTTCATGCGCCGCGGTTGCAGGCGATTGAAGCGATGTGTCCGGTTTTATTTCATGCCTTGCGTCGTTTTATTGCCAGCCAAATGCACTCCACTCGACATACGCCTTTGACTGCGCCCAGTTTTACTTTTCCCGCTCGTGCGGTGATGAAAGCTCCTTTGTTGACGTGTGCCGAATCGGACAGTTTGCTGGATGCTTATCGCTTGATGAGTGACCGCCAAATTGGCAGTATTGGCGTTTTGGACGCGCACGACCATTTGCGCGGATTGTTGACTTATCAGCAATTAGCAGAAGCCACCTTGTGCCACAATATTCCTGCTGATGCGCCGTTGCGGGAAGTTGTTTTGCGCACGCCTTTATTTGTTCGTGCGGATGTTCCCGTGTGGCAGGTGGAAGAAGCCCAAGCCGAATATCGTTGTAAATATGTGGTGGTCGGTGAAGCACAACAGCCTTTGGGCATGATTTCGCAGACGGATTTATTGCGTTATGTGTTTACGCAACAAGGCATTGCGTTAGCCGCGATTGCGCAGGCGCAAAGCATCGCAGAATTAAAGACTTTTCAAGCCACTTTGCCCAATTTTGCCCGCGATGCGTGGGAATATAATCGCCGTGCCAGTATGGCTGTGCGGATGATCAGTGAATATCATTTAGCGGTACAACGTCGTTGTATTGAATTAACGCTGGCCGAATTGATCGCCGAAGGACAGCCCGCGCCTTCTGTGCGTTATGCGTTTATTATCATGGGATCGGGGGGACGCAAAGAAATGTTGTTGAATCCCGATCAAGATAACGGCTTGATTTTAGAAGACAGTTCTGCGTTGACGGAAGAAGCCCGCCGTTGGTTTCAAAACTACGCTGAACGAGTGAATCGCCGTTTAGATGAAGTGGGTTATCCGCTGTGTACGGGAGACATTATGGCGCGTAACCATTTGTTTCATAAAACATTATCTGAATGGCAACAGCAACTCAGTCATATCTTAGAACAACCCACGCCTAAAGCCGCACGTTGGGCGAATATTTTTCTGGATTTTGATACGTTATATGGCGATGATCGTTTAGTTTCGGAATTAACGGCTTGGTTTTCTCAGGAATTACGGCAAAAACCGCGTTTATTGCGCTTAATGGTGGAAGATGATGCCCAAGGACGTGCGGCGTTGGGATTGTTTAACCGTTTGATTATGACGCAAAAAGATGAAAGCGGCCGCGACCGTTTAGATATTAAACGCAATGGTTTGCGTATTATTGCGGATGCGGCACGTATTTTTGCGTGGTCACGCGAGATTCACCCCAGAAATACTAATGATCGTTTAGAAGCTTTGGTGCGTGATGGCGTGATTGATAATGAATTTGCCCGTTTTGTTTATGGTGCTTTTGATAAAGCATTAGATTTATTATTAAGACATCAATTCCGTCAATTAGAAGAAAATCAACCCCTGACAAAATTAATTGATCCTGCCTTATTTTCACCGATTCATTATGAAGCATTAAGAATGTCGATGCGTGCCGTTAAACAATTACAACAACGCTTGCAATCTCAATTTGATGTCGCTTATTTTTAATTGCTTTCATTGCGCTTACTTTTATTTTTTTAACACACAACCGCTATGATAACTCAACAAGAACATACAAAACATCAAGGACGTAATCAATTACCCAAACGCGGACGACGCATTCATTTTGTGGGCATTGGTGGCGCGGGAATGGGTGGCATTGCCGAGGTCATGCACCACATCGGTTATGCCGTGACGGGATCGGATTTGCAAAAAAACGCCATGACGCGCCATTTAGCCGCACAAGGGGTGCGTATTTATATTGGTCATGCGGCGGAGAATGTGTATGGTTGTGATGTGGTGGTGATTTCCAGCGCGGTTAAAGCCGATAACCCCGAAGTGATCGCCGCACGAAAACAGCATATTCCCGTGATTCCCAGAGCAGAAATGTTAGGCGAATTAATGCGTTTTCGTCAGGGCATCGCCATTGCGGGGACGCATGGTAAAACGACAACCACCAGTTTAGTCACCAGTATGTTGGCTGAAGCGGGTTTAGACCCGACTTTTGTGATTGGGGGGCGTTTAAACAGCACGGGAACTCATGCCAGTTTAGGACAAGGCACGTATTTGGTCGCAGAAGCCGATGAAAGCGATGCGTCTTTTTTGTATTTGAAACCAATCATGGCCGTGGTCACCAATATCGATGCCGATCACATGGAAACCTATCAGCATGATTTTGAACGATTAAAACAAACTTTTATCCATTTTTTACAACAATTGCCGTTTTATGGTTTAGCGGTGTTGTGTATTGATGATCCGGTGATTTGTTCTGTTTTACCTGAAATCACTAAGCCGACTTTGACTTATGGCTTCAGTGAAACGGCTGATGTGCGGGCAACGGCTGTGCGGGCGCAGGGTGGTTATACGTATTTTTCGGTGAGTCGAGATGACAGCCATTGGTTGGATATTTGTTTAAATTTACCCGGCCATCACAATGTGTTAAATGCTTTGGCGGCCATGGCGATTGCGCATGAGGCGGGCGTGAGTGATCAGGCAATTCAACATGCGTTGCAGCATTTCAGTGGGATTGGTCGGCGTTTACAAATGCAGCCGCTGATGTTGACTGATGATCGGCAATTGTTATTGTTTGATGATTATGGACATCATCCGCGTGAAATTACCGCAGTGTTACAAGCGATTCGCAGCGGTTGGCCAAATCGGCGTTTGGTGGTGATTTTCCAACCACATCGTTATAGTCGTACACGAGATTTATTTACTGATTTTGTGGAGGTATTGACGACGGTTGATGTATTATTTTTATTAGATGTTTATCCGGCCGGAGAAAAACCCATTCCCGAAGCCAGCGGCCAGCGTTTATACGAAGCGATTGCGGCCACGCAACACGTGGATGTGTATTTTATTGATAACAGTGAGGATTTAGTGCATCAATTATGTCCAATGTTGCACGATCAGGATATTTTATTGACTTTAGGCGCGGGAAATATCAGCACCATCGCTTATCAATTACCCACTGATTTATTAAATCATTGTCGTTAGGGTGAAAAAGGAGAAATGATGATGTCTATGGCAAAAATACTGCCCTTAATCGAAACTCTGCCCCATTCTGATAAATTCCAACTCATGCAAATTTTACTCACACAACTTGCAAAAGAAGACGGACTTTCTTTACAAGTTCCAAATTCGCCTACAGTCAATCAGGGGCAACGCATGGCAAGTATTCTTCAACGCATGGCAGACAGAAATGCCTTGTCTGATATTGTTGATCCAGTCGCGTGGCAAAGAGAAATTCGTGAAGATCGCTCGTTGCCCGGTAGAGAATAAAACGATGTTATTGGACAGCAATTTAATCATTTATTCGATTAAACCTGAATTTATCAAATTACGTCTATTGATAGCTGAACATAGTCCCGTAGTTTCTGCCATCAGCTATGTTGAAGTGCTTGGTTATCACCAATTGACAGAATCCGATAAACAGGATTTCATCGATTTTTTCAATATCGTACAGATCATTCCTGTTTCTCAGGCAATATTAGAAAAGGCCGTAACATTACGTCAAGAGCGTAAAGCGTAAAATGTCGCTAGGAGATTCAATTATTGCAGCGACAACAATAGTACATGACTTGACTTTAATTACAGCAAATACAGTTGATTTTAAATGGATTCCAAACCTGAAATTGCTATCGCCTAATATCACCTAATTAAATCATTACCTGAATATTTTTGTTTAACGACCCATCATGACAGCCATCGGTTTACCTTCATCAGAACACTATCACGGTTATCAACAGGGAAAAATTTCTTTTGTTCCCAGTGGCTTACGTGGACAATTACGCCATCATGAACCAATGGCAGAGCATAGCTCATGGCGTGCCGGGGGATGTGC of Thioflexithrix psekupsensis contains these proteins:
- the pyrE gene encoding orotate phosphoribosyltransferase; its protein translation is MEKYQREFIEFALENKVLRFGEFTLKSGRKSPYFFNAGLFNSGAALARLGEFYAQAIVAAEVEFTHLFGPAYKGIPLVASTAIALARHHGLNYPYTFNRKEIKDHGEGGVWVGTEIAGGHVLLIDDVISAGTAIRESMTLLTAEKATLAGIMIALNRQELGRGDCSAIDEVEREWQTTIFSIVTLDDIMTYLALQKDYDAVLKAMSRYRAEFGV
- a CDS encoding SDR family oxidoreductase; the protein is MTAKIAIVTGGNRGLGLETARQLAQQGLQVVLTSRDPAKAEAALAHLGAQSANITPYPLDVTQESSIQALSHFVLERFGRVDVLVNNAGIFPDSKSEWTAFKTPLDILRLAMETNTYAPFRLCQVFIPIMQENGYGRVVNVSSGMGQLSEMNGGVPGYRLSKTALNAVTRLFADEVKGSNVLINSVCPGWVRTDMGGPEADREVEQGADTIVWLATLPDNGPSGGFFRDRHEIAW
- a CDS encoding DUF294 nucleotidyltransferase-like domain-containing protein: MQQWLRHVPAFAELDEAARQHIAACFRTRMLGSGEALFTAGQAYVESIFLLKSGDLRLHQEQHTLRLAAGEFIGLLNALDGSPYASSAIAHSEVQLLFVHAPRLQAIEAMCPVLFHALRRFIASQMHSTRHTPLTAPSFTFPARAVMKAPLLTCAESDSLLDAYRLMSDRQIGSIGVLDAHDHLRGLLTYQQLAEATLCHNIPADAPLREVVLRTPLFVRADVPVWQVEEAQAEYRCKYVVVGEAQQPLGMISQTDLLRYVFTQQGIALAAIAQAQSIAELKTFQATLPNFARDAWEYNRRASMAVRMISEYHLAVQRRCIELTLAELIAEGQPAPSVRYAFIIMGSGGRKEMLLNPDQDNGLILEDSSALTEEARRWFQNYAERVNRRLDEVGYPLCTGDIMARNHLFHKTLSEWQQQLSHILEQPTPKAARWANIFLDFDTLYGDDRLVSELTAWFSQELRQKPRLLRLMVEDDAQGRAALGLFNRLIMTQKDESGRDRLDIKRNGLRIIADAARIFAWSREIHPRNTNDRLEALVRDGVIDNEFARFVYGAFDKALDLLLRHQFRQLEENQPLTKLIDPALFSPIHYEALRMSMRAVKQLQQRLQSQFDVAYF
- the murC gene encoding UDP-N-acetylmuramate--L-alanine ligase codes for the protein MITQQEHTKHQGRNQLPKRGRRIHFVGIGGAGMGGIAEVMHHIGYAVTGSDLQKNAMTRHLAAQGVRIYIGHAAENVYGCDVVVISSAVKADNPEVIAARKQHIPVIPRAEMLGELMRFRQGIAIAGTHGKTTTTSLVTSMLAEAGLDPTFVIGGRLNSTGTHASLGQGTYLVAEADESDASFLYLKPIMAVVTNIDADHMETYQHDFERLKQTFIHFLQQLPFYGLAVLCIDDPVICSVLPEITKPTLTYGFSETADVRATAVRAQGGYTYFSVSRDDSHWLDICLNLPGHHNVLNALAAMAIAHEAGVSDQAIQHALQHFSGIGRRLQMQPLMLTDDRQLLLFDDYGHHPREITAVLQAIRSGWPNRRLVVIFQPHRYSRTRDLFTDFVEVLTTVDVLFLLDVYPAGEKPIPEASGQRLYEAIAATQHVDVYFIDNSEDLVHQLCPMLHDQDILLTLGAGNISTIAYQLPTDLLNHCR